A region of the Dysidea avara chromosome 9, odDysAvar1.4, whole genome shotgun sequence genome:
ctagctatattgtgtactagctgtagtacctgccctatcgtgcagggcagtatgtacaatgacatggaaattaaatgaaattatagttggtaatatactattatagatactttataaaagactaaggaaacaatgtggtgtaaggattgcatgaatgcaataattgtggagaagtgcactcttattggaatattttgtggcttaagttgctcaaattctaccatcaaccaaacataccatgaattactgtaatctgcactacaacgattctgttatgacaaaatataatggctttataaaatataacagcatgggcacagagagggggctagcaagaaataataataataaatgaaaacaaaaaattttgagtcatccagcccaagacagctcatggaaaaaacctgccagccttttcttttgttttgctgcacaggaaaaaccgaaaaatgctccactctgcatgtgtagaaagagttcaaatcattgctgcaaagtctataaatagctcccattttcacaacgtgccccacgttgtgaagaacagtctgccacgggaccgtgtcatttcactgtgtagctgcagtcatccctcctccgagcaaaccatccaggatatgcataaagacaaaagaatagaaaagataaatagtttcacacatacataaatatacaaagcaaccatctgatacatttttttaccataataccttccttaccaccatccacaggtgctgatccacaatatcacaaagcagcagtagcagcagacaaacctaactaaaatgcatgtgtttgcctatctaaaaacctcactatagactacattacgTGTTTTGCAATCCCCTCTAACTAAAAGTGTCAATCTATCTGCTGAACCTACCCTAGATAGTGCCACATAAAGCATGCCGTGTGTGAAGCTTTCGTCTGTCAAATCAAATCCTACAGCCTTAAAAGTTTGGCCCTggcttttgttaatggtcatggCAAAGCAAAGTGCGATTGGAAATTGAAGccgtctaaattcaaaaggcaaaaccgagttactcggaatgagaggaatgcatggtattataatatcgtgTCCTGCATATCTACCGTGAGAAATCTTGGCCTCTACTGTGTTAGCCGACAGTTTAGTAACTACACACCTAGTGCCATTAGTAACCCTTGCAGGATCTAGAGAGCGTAGAATAATAATAGGAGCGCCTACTTTAAGTAAGAGAAGATGCTGAGGTAGTCCAGATACCTCTAAAGAGTTCAAGAATTCTGTTGGAAAGTGAACAGCCTGAGATTCATCAGGTATGGTGTCCAAGGACCTGTAGTCACAGCAGTCACCAGGTAACTGCTCCACCAGAGTCATGTTGATGGAATGAGTGGTCTTGTTAAGAGGAGCAAGAATGCAGCGTTCAGAAAGCCAAGCCAAGTCGCTAAAGTTAGAGAGCAAATCTGGATACACCCTGGAAACCAGTTCCTCCTTGCTATCCACAAAGGTTCCCATGGTGTCAAGTAGCTGGACAACATCAGGTAGAGTGTCAATAGGAAACTTCCCATCTCCAATGGCCAATAGTTCTTCAGCGAATTGTCCAGCTGCCACATCCCCACACAGGTGCACTCTCATGTTAGTGTGTAGTTGTTTAACCACCACACTGTTCCACAGATGAGATCGCTTGAGGCAAGcatcaacaatgttacctcTAGTGCCACCTTGAATGACAGGTAGAATCTGCCTGAAGTCACCACACAGTAGCATGCACTTGCCTCCCATTGGATTATCATTCCCTGTCAGATCCCTCAGGGTACGGTCCAAAGCTTCAAAAGCACCTCTGTTGGTCATGGGGGCTTCGTCGACTACTATGGCTTTAGCCTCTATGATCACCCTACATAGTGCAGTTCCTTTCTTGATGTTGCACATGGGGATGTCCGATGCATGCAAGTCCAAAGGGATCTTAAAGGTGCTATGCAAGGTACGTCCTCCAGTCAAGAGAGTAGCAGCTATTCCGCTAGAAGCAGTAGCTAATGCTATGTCACCTACAGACCTAAGTTTAGCTAGAATAAGATTGATCAAGAAAGTTTTGCCAGTTCCACCAGGGGCATCCAAGAATAACATGCCTCCCTCGTCTCTATCTATCATGGAGCAAAAGGTGTCATAGACATCTTGCTGGTCAGCAGTAAGCAATGGAACATTACGATTTACGTATGCCTGTTGCTCTTCAGGATTATAGTCAATCTCCCTACGGTACACACGTGCAAACCTATCGCTATCCACTGCCTGAGGCTGGGGTAGCCCATACTCAGACAGTTCCCTACCTCCCATGGAAATAACTTTTCCTGCAAGTCATTGAGAGCCACATTGAAGATGTCATCATTGAACTCCAAGTCATCATCCCTATGTTGAGTATGTTGCTGGTGCAAGAAGTCCTCTGCCATTGCTTCCTTGTGGTTCTCGTAAATCTCCAGAGGGTTGGATGGTTCACACCAATTAAGGATCACTGCAAACAGGGTGCGAAGACTTGCAGGTGAGTTGCTGACTGATGCCTCTTCCATAGCCAAGTGGTACTGATTATCATCCTCAAGAAGACCTAACCTCAAACATGCATCCCTAAAGGAACTACAGAGGTCACCTTCAACAGTTCTCAAGTCAGCAAAAGACTGGGGTCCCCTAACATGATGAAGCAGCAATCGAAGGTAGAAGCATTCTCCCTGACGTGGACTGATGGTGTAGACTCTGCCTATAACCTGAGCCTCCTTAACTCCAGGATGGTCAGCGACATCCTTTCCCTGTTTTCTCCTGTTCCAAGTCTTCCTGCTCCACGTGTAATACTGAGGCACTTCTTCATACAACAGAGTCCTGGCGAAATCATCAGATTGACAGAGGACAAAGAACTCTGTCAACGTAGTCTTCGGAGGGTCACCAGAAGCCTGTTCTCTTGCAGTCTCCTCAGTGAAATACACTCGTTGGCCATTCTCCAAGTGAACAGCAAGCTGTTCAACAGGAGGGAACCTTTCATGTATGGGGAACTCCAGTATTCTCCAGGCAGCCTCGCTGCTGCTGATGTAGCGTGCATTCTGGAAGTCTGAGATCTCATCCACCTGATCAGACCTCAGAGCAAAGGTTGCCTGATCACAACCCTTGTGTACGTATTTCAGTACATACTTGATGGATTTGATGGACACGCAAAGCTCGACATTACAGTGACAGTTTAAAGAACGAAGCAGAAGTTTGTTGTAAGGCATAATCCACCTGTTGTCAATCTCTTGAGTAACGCGAGACCCCATCACCCTCATATTAATGGTAGCCACTTGTCCACCATCCTCAGGGCTCCTCCTCCTGTACAGTGGGTAACTGTCTGCACGTAGTTGGGTATCAGCCTTGAACTGCTTTGGGTAGCTCTTACTGCAGCGGCCATCTTCCATGCAGGGTGAGTCAGGGTTGATGCTCCCACAGGGCCCATGTACCATGTTGGAAATCATGATCTGATGCAGCTCAGGATCAACCATTGGATCAGGGATCTCAGCACAGATGACGTCATCAATCTTATCTGGAGTGATCTTGTGCTCTAGAATAAGCCATTGCAGCAAATGGCAATGTGGCAAACCGCGCTTTTGCCATTCTGTTGAGTAGAGCCAAGCCCGTGGTTTCCCAAAAATCATCTCCTTTGTGAACATCTCTAACAATTTCTTCACCTTAAGCCTAAACACACGGGCCACTAAGTCTGGACGGTCCAGAGGCTCTTGACCTGGTAGTAGATTGTTCCTAATCTCTGGCCAATTAGGATTGGTGGTCATGGTGATAAAGAGGTCGGGATGGCCATACTTCCTAACGCAGGTCATTGCATCCTGCTGACGCTCGTGCATGTAGCGTGGTCCATCAGTAAATGACGACGGTAGGATCACCCTATGACCAACATTCCTGGGGTCACCATCCCCATCTATCATTGCATCCCGCAaatcctggtagcaatcagcacgTAGTACCTTTTGCTCACGCCTGAGAAACTGTAAGCACTCAGTTTCAATCTTACAGTAGACGTCAACCAGGAATTGCTGGAAAAGCCTTTTAGCCTTAAGCAATACAGACACTTGCTGCCTgaccatgatgtggtagcggtaatacaccatggctgtcaatttcctaccattagccaatttcaggttgatgtACCATCCATTGgtgccataagaaaagagtaaaggatactgtaaaggatcataccccctatgaagttcagaaatgcgctgcaaagacccatccctatagtgcaaaactatgtccctattatgtacattatgattaggcattagcactcctacctcgtcacacatcgggctattgtacctccta
Encoded here:
- the LOC136267522 gene encoding uncharacterized protein, coding for MVYYRYHIMVRQQVSVLLKAKRLFQQFLVDVYCKIETECLQFLRREQKVLRADCYQDLRDAMIDGDGDPRNVGHRVILPSSFTDGPRYMHERQQDAMTCVRKYGHPDLFITMTTNPNWPEIRNNLLPGQEPLDRPDLVARVFRLKVKKLLEMFTKEMIFGKPRAWLYSTEWQKRGLPHCHLLQWLILEHKITPDKIDDVICAEIPDPMVDPELHQIMISNMVHGPCGSINPDSPCMEDGRCSKSYPKQFKADTQLRADSYPLYRRRSPEDGGQVATINMRVMGSRVTQEIDNRWIMPYNKLLLRSLNCHCNVELCVSIKSIKYVLKYVHKGCDQATFALRSDQVDEISDFQNARYISSSEAAWRILEFPIHERFPPVEQLAVHLENGQRVYFTEETAREQASGDPPKTTLTEFFVLCQSDDFARTLLYEEVPQYYTWSRKTWNRRKQGKDVADHPGVKEAQVIGRVYTISPRQGECFYLRLLLHHVRGPQSFADLRTVEGDLCSSFRDACLRLGLLEDDNQYHLAMEEASVSNSPASLRTLFAVILNWCEPSNPLEIYENHKEAMAEDFLHQQHTQHRDDDLEFNDDIFNVALNDLQEKLFPWEVGNCLSMGYPSLRQWIAIEQQAYVNRNVPLLTADQQDVYDTFCSMIDRDEGGMLFLDAPGGTGKTFLINLILAKLRSVGDIALATASSGIAATLLTGGRTLHSTFKIPLDLHASDIPMCNIKKGTALCRVIIEAKAIVVDEAPMTNRGAFEALDRTLRDLTGNDNPMGGKCMLLCGDFRQILPVIQGGTRGNIVDACLKRSHLWNSVVVKQLHTNMRVHLCGDVAAGQFAEELLAIGDGKFPIDTLPDVVQLLDTMGTFVDSKEELVSRVYPDLLSNFSDLAWLSERCILAPLNKTTHSINMTLVEQLPGDCCDYRSLDTIPDESQAVHFPTEFLNSLEVSGLPQHLLLLKVGAPIIILRSLDPARVTNGTRCVVTKLSANTVEAKISHVHLDVQLDGHGHEAITPITISYSSTARIEALLKYSSDFVASKYAERKC